In the Fibrobacter sp. UWR3 genome, AGCGGAGTCGAAAGATCAAATAAGATTTAAGCCTCGGCCATGCGCCGAGGCTTTTTTATATAAAAGACGCCCGCCGGAGCCAGTCCTGAGCAAGCCGATAGGACGGGCATGACAAAGCGCTATTCTGCGTCAGTCTTCTTGCTGAACTTGTTCACCACGTCGGGGACGATGTCCATGACCTTCGACACAAGCGAGCTATCCTTGCTGATGGGCATGATGCGCACGTCGTCGCCCTTGATGACGAGGAACGCTACCGGTTCGACCGAGGCGCCACCACCGGAAGCGGAGGTGTCACCCTTGGACTGGTGGCCGCCAAAGCCGAAGCCGACAGACACGCGGCTCACAGGCACGACCGTAGATTCACCGGCCTGGATAGGTTTTCCGATAACAGTCTCCGCCTGCGTGATGAAACGGAGCTTTTCCAAAAGAGTTTCTGCAAGTTTTTCGATAGCCATGATTTTAATATAACAAATAAAAAGGTTATTGGTCACTGGTCATTAGTCATTAGTTTAAATCAAATCGGGCAAACTTTCTTTTTTCTAATGACTATTGACTAAAAACTAATGACCAAGTATTAATAGCGGGCCTCGTAAACGCGGTCGCTTGCGGTAAAAAAGCGGCGTTCCAGGTCAAACCAGCTGAGGTACCCCCAAACAACCACCACTCGACCGCCCGGCAGGTGCGTCGCCATCCCGTTTACGCCCTCACCCACGTTAAAGTACGAGACCTCGACATCCCGTGCGATTCCCTGCGGCGTAACCGGCTTCAACTGGGCTGCCCACTGGCGGTAGACATCGTCTTCCACCTGCTCCCAACTGCGGGCCACGCTCCACTGCAGGTTCGCATCGCGGTAGCTTTGCACCAGCACGGGGAAAAACGACTTGAGCCCGAGAAAATTCTGCGTCTGGATAGACGTGCGGTTCGCATCGCGGTGCTCGAATGGCAAACTCAGGAATTCCTGCGGGAAGCCCCCGTGATAGCCCGGGAAACCGCGCACGTAGTTTTCCAGGTCTATGCGTTCGTACCTGCGGAAACTGTCATGCGTGAAGATGAATATGCGGGCATCGGAACGGATACTTTGTTCAAGATGTTCCCCGCGGAGAATCGGGGTTATACCCTGGAAGCGCCCGCTGTTGATGTAGTAATCCATCGCGTACACGTCGCTCTTGAACTCGAGAATCGTCACGTCGAGCGTATCGCCCACCATCATGGGGTAGCGCATATCGATACGCTTCTGCAGTGCCGCGATATGTTCGCCCGCCGGAGTTTCGTTCTCGCGGACCTCAATCGGGCGCACGCCCTTGTAGAGAATTGCCGTATGGTCCACGGGCGGTTCGGGTTCCTTTTCACACCCGAGCAGCCCGAACGTTACCGCGCTCAAGGCGAGCGTGGCGGCTATGCGGGCAACCCCCGCAATATGGCAAAAACGTTCCGGCATACTCCCTAAATTTAGCATTGATTACCTTGAACGTCGGGTGGCATAATCGCAATATTCATAGAGCGGGCACTTGGCACAGCGCTTGGTGCGCTCGCGACAGACAAAATCATCTGCCCCCGCCTCCAGGAAAAACTGCAGGGAATGAGCCACCGTGTACGGGACCTCGGGGCAAAGCGCCTTGCCGTACACATCCATGAGTTTCTGTTTCTGTGCAGGAGCGAGGTCGGCAAACCCTTCTTCGCGGGCGGGGCTGAACATGGCAAGGAACCGGCGGGCACCCATCGTCAAGGGAAGCGGGGGGAGCCCATGCAAGGCCTTCCTCGCGCTGCCTTCCGGCATGCGACACTGCACGCCAAGCCCGAGCGGTTCTGCCGACACGATGCGGTAAATCGCGGCACAGGCCTTCGGGCGGACGGCCGCCTTCCCCATGAAGTAAATTTCACCGAGGTCGCGCCACATTTCTTCGGGAGAGCGTTCGCGCGCCCAGGCAACCAGGTCCGGATGGTGCCGCACAAACAGACCCACGCTCCAGAAGATTCCCGCGACATGCTCGAACATGCTCCAGTTCCGGCCTTCGAACGTACGTTCGACCACATCGTTTATCGCCCCCGCCGCAGGTACCGGGAGAGTCCAG is a window encoding:
- a CDS encoding GerW family sporulation protein, whose translation is MAIEKLAETLLEKLRFITQAETVIGKPIQAGESTVVPVSRVSVGFGFGGHQSKGDTSASGGGASVEPVAFLVIKGDDVRIMPISKDSSLVSKVMDIVPDVVNKFSKKTDAE